One window of Corynebacterium doosanense CAU 212 = DSM 45436 genomic DNA carries:
- the hpt gene encoding hypoxanthine phosphoribosyltransferase has protein sequence MHTHKDLNVPPHRYGDDVESILITEDQLATRIQELADKVSEEYRDADDDLILICVLKGAVFFLTDFARALSIPSEMEFMAVSSYGNSTSSSGVVRILKDLDRDIADRDVLIVEDIIDSGLTLSWLMKNLRGRQPRSLKVVTLLRKPEVQTAQVDLYDVGFDIPNEFVIGYGLDYAERYRDLPYVGTLHPRVYGGE, from the coding sequence ATGCACACTCACAAGGATCTCAACGTCCCCCCGCACCGGTACGGCGACGACGTCGAGTCGATCCTCATCACCGAGGACCAGCTGGCCACCCGCATCCAGGAACTCGCCGACAAGGTGTCCGAGGAATACCGGGACGCCGACGATGACCTCATCCTCATCTGCGTACTCAAGGGCGCGGTGTTCTTCCTCACCGACTTCGCCCGCGCGCTGTCCATCCCCTCCGAGATGGAGTTCATGGCCGTGTCCTCCTACGGCAACTCCACGTCCTCCTCGGGCGTCGTGCGCATCCTCAAGGACCTAGACCGCGACATCGCCGACCGCGACGTGCTCATCGTCGAGGACATCATCGACTCCGGCCTCACGCTGAGCTGGCTGATGAAGAACCTGCGCGGCCGCCAGCCCCGCTCGCTCAAGGTGGTCACCCTCCTGCGCAAGCCCGAGGTGCAGACCGCCCAGGTCGACCTCTACGACGTCGGCTTTGACATTCCCAACGAGTTTGTCATCGGCTACGGCCTCGACTACGCCGAGCGTTACCGCGACCTGCCCTACGTGGGCACCCTGCACCCGCGGGTCTACGGCGGCGAGTAA
- the tilS gene encoding tRNA lysidine(34) synthetase TilS: MRSPHFLACRRAARGYEDVVVGLSGGPDSLALTAALVAEGARVEAVVIDHQLQPGSAQVAQRAAAQARDLGAAANIRKVQVSAKNLEAEARTARYAALIDAAGDRPVLVAHTLDDQAETLLLAALRGNPGGMAARNGQIHRPFLGIRRADTVGACDELGLAYWEDPHNQDRAFRRVAVRQQVLPLLGELIGGDAVAPLAQAAARTAADNALLDELAGPGTDDCLELGAQPEPLRRRRIAAWLRAEGFAVTGAVVTGVDKLVSDWHGQGGVAAGYAAGRRLDVRRIGGKLAVIPQEP, from the coding sequence GTGCGCAGCCCACACTTCCTCGCCTGCAGGCGCGCGGCCCGCGGCTACGAGGACGTGGTGGTCGGGCTCTCCGGGGGCCCGGATTCCCTGGCTCTGACCGCGGCGCTCGTCGCGGAGGGCGCCCGCGTGGAGGCGGTGGTGATCGACCATCAGCTGCAGCCGGGGTCGGCGCAGGTCGCGCAGCGCGCGGCCGCGCAGGCGCGGGATCTCGGCGCAGCAGCAAACATCAGAAAAGTTCAGGTCAGTGCCAAGAACCTCGAGGCCGAGGCCCGTACCGCCCGTTACGCGGCGCTCATCGACGCCGCCGGCGACCGACCCGTCCTCGTCGCCCACACCCTCGACGACCAGGCCGAGACCCTGCTGCTCGCCGCACTGCGCGGAAACCCCGGCGGCATGGCCGCGCGCAACGGCCAGATCCACCGCCCCTTCCTGGGCATCCGCCGGGCGGACACCGTCGGCGCGTGCGACGAGCTGGGCCTGGCGTACTGGGAGGACCCGCACAACCAGGACCGGGCGTTTCGACGGGTGGCGGTGCGCCAGCAGGTGCTGCCGCTGCTGGGGGAGCTCATCGGCGGGGACGCCGTCGCGCCCCTGGCCCAGGCCGCCGCGCGCACGGCCGCGGACAACGCGCTGCTCGACGAGCTCGCCGGGCCCGGCACCGACGACTGCCTGGAGCTCGGTGCCCAGCCGGAGCCGCTGCGGCGCCGGCGGATCGCGGCGTGGCTGCGGGCGGAGGGGTTTGCGGTGACGGGTGCGGTGGTCACGGGCGTCGATAAGCTCGTGTCTGACTGGCACGGCCAGGGCGGAGTGGCCGCCGGGTACGCGGCCGGGCGGCGGTTGGACGTGCGGCGGATCGGTGGCAAACTGGCTGTCATCCCGCAGGAGCCCTAA
- the dacB gene encoding D-alanyl-D-alanine carboxypeptidase/D-alanyl-D-alanine endopeptidase has product MRAKNVAVGVAGGVLAVAVGATAVVGVQVHQMYEGLDHGQPFTIAEPEPVATPAGTDVQPVDMAALNATLEQLADNPALGTVHGKVIDTTTGATVWERRPADPLTPASSTKLLTTSAAILHMDPDKTLTTEVVAGPVPGSVVIRAAGDVWLTPERIDALAQQIPGPVTQVSIDTSVWSGDEYLPGWVDGNIDEGYIAPLQPAMIHGGRLGETTGDVPRSHTPAFDVAAELAARLGAETVAVGPAPEGTQVLATTESPTLEERIEQTNLHSDNVMAEAIGRELAIDRGAGNTPEAATRATLDTLREAGFDTIGTTLADNSGLSEHNLIAPRLLSDLVTAAATGDRLRPLLGTLPVAHGDGTLEVRYADLPGRGWVRAKTGTLTGTNALVGTVTAQSGRVYTFALLSNGSDILEGRQALDEFASALREH; this is encoded by the coding sequence ATGAGAGCTAAAAACGTGGCAGTCGGCGTGGCCGGCGGGGTGCTGGCCGTGGCCGTCGGCGCCACCGCGGTCGTCGGGGTGCAGGTGCACCAGATGTACGAGGGCCTCGACCACGGTCAGCCCTTCACCATCGCCGAGCCCGAGCCGGTGGCCACCCCGGCCGGCACCGACGTGCAACCGGTCGACATGGCCGCGCTCAACGCAACCCTGGAGCAGCTCGCGGACAACCCGGCGCTGGGCACGGTGCACGGCAAGGTCATCGACACCACCACCGGCGCGACGGTGTGGGAGCGTCGCCCGGCCGACCCCCTCACCCCGGCGAGCTCGACGAAGCTGCTCACCACCTCGGCCGCAATCCTGCACATGGACCCGGACAAGACGCTGACCACCGAGGTCGTCGCCGGGCCGGTCCCGGGCAGCGTGGTCATCCGGGCGGCGGGCGACGTCTGGCTGACCCCGGAGCGTATCGACGCCCTGGCCCAACAGATTCCCGGGCCCGTGACGCAGGTGAGCATCGACACCAGTGTGTGGAGCGGCGACGAGTACCTCCCCGGCTGGGTCGACGGCAACATCGATGAGGGCTACATCGCCCCGCTGCAGCCGGCGATGATCCACGGCGGACGCCTCGGCGAGACCACCGGCGACGTCCCCCGCAGCCACACCCCGGCCTTCGACGTGGCCGCGGAGCTCGCCGCCCGCCTCGGCGCAGAAACCGTCGCCGTCGGCCCGGCGCCGGAGGGCACACAGGTACTGGCCACCACCGAGTCGCCGACCCTGGAGGAGCGGATCGAGCAGACCAACCTGCACTCGGACAACGTCATGGCCGAGGCCATCGGCCGGGAGCTGGCCATCGACCGCGGGGCGGGGAACACGCCCGAGGCGGCCACGCGGGCCACGCTGGACACGCTGCGGGAGGCCGGGTTCGACACCATCGGCACCACGCTGGCGGACAACTCCGGACTCAGCGAGCACAACCTCATCGCCCCGCGCCTGCTCAGCGACCTGGTCACCGCGGCCGCCACCGGCGATCGGCTGCGCCCGCTGCTGGGTACGCTGCCGGTCGCGCACGGCGACGGCACCCTGGAGGTTCGTTACGCGGATCTGCCCGGTCGCGGCTGGGTGCGCGCCAAGACAGGCACGCTCACGGGGACAAACGCCCTGGTGGGAACGGTCACGGCGCAGTCGGGGCGGGTGTACACCTTTGCCCTGCTCTCCAACGGCTCCGACATCCTCGAAGGCCGGCAGGCCCTCGACGAGTTCGCTTCGGCGCTGCGGGAGCACTAG
- a CDS encoding inorganic diphosphatase — protein MSKSVEVIVEIPKGSRNKYEVDHETGRVFLDRYLFTPMAYPADYGYLENTLADDGDPLDALIISPEPVFPGVVVNSRIVGVFKMTDEAGGDDKLLCVIDDVRFDDYQELEDISQFTLDEIEHFFMHYKDLEPGKSVNSAGWGSREEAESILDAALRAYEAEGHNEKENVEEDIDAKTEN, from the coding sequence GTGAGCAAGTCCGTAGAAGTCATCGTCGAGATCCCCAAGGGTTCGCGCAACAAGTACGAGGTCGACCACGAGACCGGTCGTGTCTTCCTCGACCGTTACCTCTTCACCCCGATGGCGTACCCCGCCGACTACGGCTACCTCGAGAACACGCTGGCTGACGACGGCGACCCGCTCGACGCCCTCATCATCTCCCCCGAGCCCGTCTTCCCGGGCGTCGTGGTCAACTCCCGCATCGTCGGCGTGTTCAAGATGACCGACGAGGCCGGCGGCGACGACAAGCTCCTCTGCGTCATCGACGACGTGCGCTTCGACGACTACCAGGAGCTCGAGGACATCTCCCAGTTCACCCTGGACGAGATCGAGCACTTCTTCATGCACTACAAGGACCTCGAGCCCGGCAAGTCCGTCAACAGCGCCGGCTGGGGCTCCCGCGAAGAGGCCGAGTCCATCCTCGACGCCGCCCTCAGGGCCTACGAGGCCGAGGGCCACAACGAAAAGGAAAACGTCGAGGAAGACATCGACGCCAAGACGGAGAACTAA
- a CDS encoding serine hydrolase domain-containing protein produces MAPTIDGDVELAEQAIDLLPAKKVSAFSVAALAPGLGLRLAAVGAPLNGTFEIGSINKAITGMLYADAVDRGEVSGSTELREVFDLGLTPAGSVTLDELSQHRSGLRDDVLNPLQRARVILDLLRARNPYHGDVEDLVRKLRKARLTAPVPTYSNLGFAALGHAVAQRTGLNYAELLDRSFPGLDKRGSHPVQGRDEAGRSQEPWDDLEFYPAGGISTDIGAMGDYAGSLLDGSAPGMSALTPTARFDSGTHIGAGWLTSQVDGHTLTWHNGATGGFSSWIGLDRPAKRAVVLLGATSHPMDTTGERLLLA; encoded by the coding sequence GTGGCCCCGACGATTGACGGAGACGTCGAGCTGGCTGAGCAGGCCATTGACCTTCTTCCCGCAAAGAAGGTCTCTGCGTTTTCGGTGGCAGCACTTGCCCCGGGACTGGGACTTCGCCTGGCTGCCGTCGGAGCCCCGCTAAACGGAACCTTTGAGATCGGTTCAATCAACAAAGCGATCACCGGCATGCTCTACGCGGACGCCGTCGATCGGGGCGAGGTTAGCGGGTCCACTGAGCTCCGGGAGGTCTTCGATCTCGGACTCACTCCCGCAGGCTCCGTGACGCTCGACGAGCTTTCACAACACCGCTCGGGCCTGCGTGACGACGTCCTCAACCCGCTGCAGCGCGCCCGAGTGATCCTCGATCTACTTCGGGCGAGGAACCCGTATCACGGGGACGTGGAGGACCTGGTCAGGAAGCTTCGTAAGGCTCGTTTGACTGCCCCGGTACCGACTTACTCGAACCTGGGTTTCGCAGCTCTTGGGCACGCAGTGGCACAGCGAACGGGCCTGAACTACGCAGAACTCCTCGACCGTTCGTTCCCTGGCCTAGACAAACGCGGGTCACACCCCGTTCAGGGTCGCGACGAGGCAGGGCGTTCGCAGGAACCATGGGACGATCTCGAGTTTTATCCAGCAGGCGGAATCAGCACTGACATCGGGGCCATGGGCGACTACGCCGGATCGCTTCTGGATGGCTCAGCTCCCGGCATGTCCGCCCTGACACCGACCGCGCGGTTCGATTCAGGCACCCACATCGGCGCGGGATGGCTGACCTCCCAAGTGGACGGGCATACGCTTACCTGGCACAACGGCGCCACCGGCGGGTTCAGCTCTTGGATCGGTCTAGACCGCCCCGCCAAGCGAGCGGTCGTGTTGTTGGGAGCCACATCCCATCCGATGGACACGACGGGCGAGCGACTCCTATTGGCCTGA
- a CDS encoding rhodanese-like domain-containing protein gives MKNVTVTEVPADAQLIDVREPDEFAEVHARGAVNVPLSEFMERHGEIDDTQPVYVICKSGGRSAQAAQYMEGALGMEDVINVEGGTQAWVRSGLATE, from the coding sequence ATGAAAAACGTCACCGTCACCGAAGTCCCCGCCGACGCTCAGCTCATCGACGTCCGCGAACCCGATGAATTCGCCGAGGTCCACGCCCGCGGCGCCGTGAACGTCCCGCTCTCGGAGTTCATGGAGCGCCACGGCGAGATCGACGACACCCAACCCGTCTACGTCATCTGCAAATCTGGCGGGCGTTCTGCGCAGGCCGCGCAGTACATGGAAGGCGCGCTCGGGATGGAGGACGTCATCAACGTCGAGGGTGGGACCCAGGCATGGGTCAGGTCGGGGCTGGCGACGGAGTAG
- a CDS encoding MarR family winged helix-turn-helix transcriptional regulator produces the protein MNAIPDALLESPSFQIERLRRRTRDEVEQALATKDATLREHWVLACLIGQDAASQSALSETLAIDASDMVRLVDQLESHGWAKRERDPQDRRRQIVTATKKGRKAHAELTELVTEAENNALDSSTNKQLKHLRKLASSILDADEVAS, from the coding sequence ATGAACGCCATCCCCGATGCCCTCCTGGAGTCCCCCTCCTTCCAGATCGAGCGCCTGCGCCGCCGCACCCGCGATGAGGTCGAGCAGGCCCTGGCCACCAAGGACGCCACCCTGCGCGAGCATTGGGTGTTGGCCTGCCTCATCGGCCAGGACGCCGCCAGCCAGTCAGCACTCTCGGAGACCCTGGCCATTGACGCCTCGGACATGGTTCGTCTCGTCGATCAGCTGGAGTCCCACGGTTGGGCCAAGCGCGAGCGTGACCCGCAGGATCGCCGCCGCCAGATTGTCACGGCGACGAAGAAGGGCCGGAAGGCGCACGCGGAGCTCACCGAGCTGGTCACCGAGGCGGAAAACAATGCCCTGGATAGTTCGACGAATAAGCAGCTCAAGCATCTGCGCAAGCTGGCGTCGTCGATCCTCGATGCGGATGAGGTGGCCAGCTAG
- a CDS encoding Pls/PosA family non-ribosomal peptide synthetase, giving the protein MVPCQYLRRDDAPAPRTLYDILAATAQRYPDAAAIDDGEIITYAELMETVDAWVTELHRAGLRRGDKVGIRMTSGKRDLYLAILSTLAAGAAYVPVDADDPEERAELVFGEARIDALFTDDGFRMLVESQERSDTDRPHLTDDAWIIFTSGSTGKPKGVAVSHRSAAAFVDAESELFLRDNPLGPEDRVLAGLSVAFDASCEEMWLAWGHGACLVPAPRSLVRSGMDLGPWLIRRDITVVSTVPTLAGLWPAEALDDIRLLIVGGEACSQELVERLATDDREMWNTYGPTEATVVACAQHLHPNLPVGIGLPLAGWDLAVVDTQGQPVAMGEVGELVIGGVGLARYLDPAKDAEKYAPLESLGWERAYRSGDHVRLEVEGLYFVGRVDDQVKIGGRRVELGEVEANVASLDNVYNSAVAVQTTGGDQKVLVGYVSLDDPELDFDHAEAHERLTETMPAALVPRIHVMDELPIRTSGKVDKKALPWPLPDVGINEDAGLTATESWLAGLWVDNLGVSVDGPDADFFSLGGSSLAAATLIASIRERVPTLAVRDLYDHPRLGALAEHVENVAELSGIELGGQASVEKRDVKPVGAGTRLAQTLFQIPAMTMAATGPLAWLLLISNVVPAPWAIDTPWWLVIAMLLVFVTPLGRLPLGALGARLLTRGITPGDYPRGGSVHLRIWAAERWSDVSGSREIAGSTWVNNYARLLGVQLGEGVDLHSLPPVTGLLTLGNHSAIEPEVDLKGYWLDGDILHVGAVEIGANVRVGARSTLLPGTVIGANAHVEAGSTVVGGKAVKAGSRWSGSPAVKVGRSKHRFPDHHPPRRRHWAWIYGATSVGLAVQPLVSVGLAIAAVLGLVTLTGGNVYVGALLFAPLGGLIAFALYMAQTWLGVRLLSAGLAPGVVPVRSLRGWQLWTIERLMDDARTSLFPLYAGQLTPWWMRSLGATIGRDVEISTAVMIPKLTEVKDGAFLADDTMVGGYELGGGWMLTGETKIGKRSFVGNSGITAPGRKLGKNSLVAVQSSTPKKAKPGANWWGSPPERMRRVEASIGEGDALTYRPGTKVKVARGVIETMRLLAPMSSAMLLAGVFSAMHWIYAHFGLAAAWLTAGLVYMAAGAIAVAVCVAAKWICVGRHKPGDHPLYSSFVWLNELQDTFVETLGAPWFFNHAIGTGEHNLAMRLLGAKIGRGAWVESYWLPETDLCHIGRGATVGPGTVVQTHLFQDRVMSLGPVSLLDGATLAAHSVALPASELGDGATVGPGSLVMRGDRVPAATSWQGNPIEPVL; this is encoded by the coding sequence GTGGTTCCCTGCCAGTACCTGCGCCGCGACGACGCGCCCGCGCCGCGCACGCTCTACGACATCCTCGCAGCCACCGCCCAGCGGTATCCGGATGCGGCGGCGATCGATGACGGCGAGATCATCACCTACGCCGAGCTCATGGAGACGGTCGACGCCTGGGTGACCGAGCTGCACCGCGCGGGCCTGCGCCGCGGCGACAAGGTCGGCATCCGCATGACGTCGGGCAAGCGCGACCTCTACCTCGCCATTCTCTCGACCCTCGCCGCCGGCGCCGCCTACGTTCCGGTGGATGCGGATGACCCGGAGGAGCGCGCGGAGCTGGTGTTCGGTGAGGCGCGTATCGACGCCCTGTTCACCGACGACGGTTTCCGCATGCTCGTCGAATCCCAGGAGCGTTCGGACACAGACCGCCCCCACCTCACCGACGACGCGTGGATCATCTTCACGTCGGGCTCCACGGGCAAGCCCAAGGGCGTGGCTGTGTCCCACCGTTCCGCGGCGGCGTTCGTCGACGCGGAGTCGGAACTTTTCCTGCGCGACAACCCGCTGGGCCCCGAGGACCGGGTGCTCGCCGGCCTGTCCGTCGCATTCGACGCCAGCTGTGAGGAGATGTGGCTGGCCTGGGGCCACGGCGCCTGCCTGGTACCGGCCCCGCGCTCGCTGGTGCGCTCGGGCATGGACCTGGGCCCGTGGCTGATCCGCCGCGACATCACCGTCGTCTCCACCGTGCCCACCCTGGCGGGGCTGTGGCCGGCGGAGGCGCTGGACGACATCCGCCTGCTCATCGTCGGCGGCGAGGCGTGCTCGCAGGAGCTCGTCGAGCGCCTGGCCACCGATGACCGGGAGATGTGGAACACCTACGGCCCGACGGAGGCGACGGTGGTGGCCTGCGCGCAGCACCTCCACCCGAATCTCCCCGTCGGGATCGGCCTGCCGCTGGCGGGCTGGGATCTGGCGGTCGTGGATACGCAGGGCCAGCCCGTGGCCATGGGCGAGGTCGGCGAGCTGGTCATCGGCGGCGTCGGGCTGGCTCGTTACCTGGATCCGGCGAAGGACGCGGAGAAGTACGCGCCGTTGGAGTCGCTGGGCTGGGAGCGCGCGTACCGCTCGGGCGACCATGTGCGCCTGGAGGTCGAGGGCCTGTACTTCGTCGGGCGCGTGGACGATCAGGTGAAGATCGGCGGCCGGCGTGTCGAGCTCGGCGAGGTCGAAGCCAACGTGGCGTCGCTGGACAATGTCTACAACTCCGCGGTCGCCGTGCAGACCACCGGCGGCGATCAGAAGGTGCTGGTCGGCTACGTCTCCCTCGACGATCCCGAGCTCGACTTCGATCACGCCGAGGCCCATGAGCGCCTCACCGAGACCATGCCCGCCGCGCTCGTGCCGCGCATCCATGTCATGGATGAGCTGCCCATTCGCACCTCGGGCAAGGTGGACAAGAAAGCACTTCCCTGGCCGCTTCCCGACGTCGGCATCAACGAAGACGCCGGCCTCACGGCCACCGAGTCCTGGCTCGCCGGGCTCTGGGTGGACAACCTCGGCGTCTCGGTCGACGGCCCGGACGCGGACTTCTTCTCCCTCGGCGGTTCCTCGCTGGCAGCGGCCACGCTGATCGCCAGCATCCGCGAGCGGGTTCCCACCCTCGCGGTGCGCGACCTCTACGACCACCCGCGCCTCGGTGCGCTGGCCGAACACGTGGAGAACGTCGCGGAGCTCTCAGGGATCGAACTTGGTGGGCAGGCGAGCGTCGAGAAGCGAGACGTGAAACCCGTCGGTGCCGGCACCCGCCTGGCACAGACGCTCTTCCAGATCCCAGCTATGACCATGGCAGCCACGGGTCCGCTGGCGTGGCTGCTGCTCATCAGCAACGTGGTGCCGGCGCCGTGGGCGATCGACACGCCGTGGTGGCTGGTCATCGCCATGCTGCTGGTCTTTGTCACGCCGCTGGGGCGCCTGCCCCTCGGTGCGCTCGGCGCGCGGCTGCTCACCCGCGGCATCACCCCGGGCGACTACCCGCGCGGCGGTTCCGTGCACCTGCGCATCTGGGCCGCGGAACGCTGGTCGGACGTCTCCGGCTCGCGCGAAATCGCCGGATCGACGTGGGTGAACAACTACGCCCGCCTGCTCGGCGTGCAACTGGGCGAGGGCGTCGACCTGCACTCGCTGCCGCCGGTGACGGGCCTGCTCACCCTGGGCAACCACTCGGCCATCGAGCCGGAGGTGGATCTCAAGGGTTACTGGCTCGACGGTGACATCCTGCACGTCGGAGCCGTCGAGATCGGGGCCAACGTGCGTGTCGGCGCACGCTCCACCCTGCTGCCCGGCACCGTCATCGGCGCGAACGCGCACGTCGAGGCCGGCTCCACCGTCGTCGGCGGCAAGGCCGTTAAGGCGGGTTCGCGCTGGTCCGGCTCCCCCGCGGTCAAGGTGGGCCGCTCCAAACACCGCTTCCCCGACCATCACCCGCCGCGTAGGCGCCACTGGGCGTGGATCTACGGCGCGACCTCGGTCGGCCTGGCGGTCCAGCCGCTGGTCTCCGTCGGCCTGGCCATCGCCGCGGTGCTCGGCCTGGTCACGCTGACGGGCGGCAACGTCTACGTCGGCGCGCTGCTGTTCGCCCCGCTCGGCGGGCTCATCGCCTTCGCGCTGTACATGGCGCAGACCTGGCTCGGCGTGCGGCTGCTCTCCGCGGGGCTCGCGCCGGGCGTCGTGCCCGTGCGCTCCCTGCGCGGTTGGCAGCTGTGGACCATCGAGCGCCTCATGGACGACGCGCGTACCAGCCTCTTCCCGCTGTATGCGGGCCAGCTCACCCCGTGGTGGATGCGCTCGCTCGGCGCGACGATCGGGCGCGACGTGGAGATCTCCACCGCGGTGATGATCCCCAAGCTCACCGAGGTCAAGGACGGCGCGTTCCTGGCCGACGACACCATGGTGGGCGGCTACGAGCTCGGCGGCGGCTGGATGCTCACGGGTGAGACGAAGATCGGCAAACGCTCCTTCGTGGGCAACTCCGGCATCACCGCGCCGGGCCGGAAGCTGGGCAAGAACTCCCTGGTGGCGGTGCAGTCCTCCACCCCGAAGAAGGCCAAACCCGGCGCGAACTGGTGGGGTTCCCCGCCGGAGCGCATGCGGCGTGTCGAGGCCTCGATCGGCGAGGGCGACGCCCTGACCTACCGCCCCGGCACCAAAGTGAAGGTGGCCCGCGGCGTCATTGAGACGATGCGCCTGCTCGCCCCCATGTCCTCCGCGATGCTGCTCGCCGGCGTGTTCTCCGCGATGCACTGGATCTACGCCCACTTCGGCCTCGCCGCCGCCTGGCTCACGGCCGGGCTGGTCTACATGGCCGCGGGCGCGATCGCCGTCGCGGTGTGTGTCGCGGCCAAGTGGATCTGCGTCGGGCGACACAAGCCTGGCGATCACCCCCTGTACAGCAGTTTCGTGTGGCTCAACGAGCTGCAGGACACGTTTGTGGAGACGCTCGGCGCGCCGTGGTTCTTCAACCACGCCATCGGCACCGGCGAGCACAACCTGGCCATGCGCCTGCTCGGCGCGAAGATCGGCCGCGGCGCGTGGGTCGAGTCCTACTGGCTGCCAGAAACGGACCTCTGCCACATCGGCCGCGGCGCCACCGTCGGCCCCGGCACCGTCGTGCAGACACACCTGTTCCAGGACCGTGTCATGAGCCTGGGCCCGGTATCACTTCTCGACGGCGCCACCCTCGCCGCCCACTCCGTCGCCCTGCCGGCCAGCGAACTCGGCGACGGCGCCACCGTCGGCCCCGGCTCCCTGGTCATGCGCGGCGACCGCGTGCCCGCCGCCACCTCCTGGCAGGGCAACCCGATCGAGCCGGTGCTGTAG
- a CDS encoding SDR family oxidoreductase has translation MAKIVIVGGHGKVSLLAEPLLVGNGHEVDAIIRKQEQSQEITDTGAHPVVLDIENASIDELAGAFEGADVVVWSAGAGGGDVSRTYAVDRDAAAHTVEAANKAGVDRFVTVSWFGAQADHGIDPENDFWHYAEAKYSADRYVQAKAKNWTILGPSTLTEDDGTGAVEIALPDSNVEHGEVARADVAAMIAAVVEKPETAGKYINFNGGGTPIDQALDALK, from the coding sequence ATGGCAAAGATCGTCATCGTCGGAGGACACGGAAAGGTTTCGCTGCTGGCGGAGCCGCTGCTGGTGGGAAACGGCCACGAGGTGGACGCGATCATCCGTAAGCAGGAGCAGTCGCAGGAGATCACGGACACGGGCGCGCACCCGGTCGTCCTGGACATCGAGAACGCCTCCATCGACGAGCTGGCCGGCGCCTTCGAAGGCGCCGACGTGGTCGTCTGGTCCGCCGGCGCGGGCGGGGGCGACGTGAGCCGCACCTACGCCGTCGACCGCGACGCCGCCGCCCACACGGTGGAGGCCGCCAACAAGGCGGGCGTGGACCGGTTTGTCACGGTGTCCTGGTTCGGCGCGCAGGCCGACCACGGCATCGACCCGGAGAACGACTTCTGGCACTACGCCGAGGCCAAGTACTCCGCCGACCGCTACGTGCAGGCCAAGGCGAAGAACTGGACCATCCTCGGCCCGAGCACCCTCACCGAGGACGACGGCACCGGCGCCGTGGAGATCGCGCTGCCGGACAGCAACGTCGAGCACGGCGAGGTCGCCCGCGCGGACGTGGCCGCGATGATCGCGGCGGTCGTGGAAAAGCCGGAGACCGCCGGGAAGTACATCAACTTCAATGGCGGCGGAACCCCGATCGACCAGGCGCTCGACGCCCTGAAGTAA
- a CDS encoding IS3 family transposase, translated as MVETCQSVPRRSAEHWRVGRRRTEASAAREQRAAQGKRDLEDRFSFFRSGTRPSHQKMIEYIDTYRDRFGVEAICRTLRQTECGFITSRGYRAAKTRAPSARSLSDALLIPELVKVFEDNFSVYGVRKMWKAMQRAGWDIGRDQTARLMKLAGIQGRRRGRTPITTLRADVPDCRPDLVNRDFTASAPHRLWVADITYVRTLSGFAYTAFITDAYSRKIVGVATRASMRTDELPLEAFEHALYHAGDLRAEGLVHHSDRGSQYVSIRYSEALAQAGIDPSVGTVGDSYDNALAETVNGLYKTELIYPHRPWASVGEVEIATLRWVYWWNNHRLHESLGYITPQEMEDAYYQQSHAHPLGVQ; from the coding sequence CTGGTTGAAACCTGTCAAAGCGTCCCCCGACGTTCAGCGGAGCACTGGCGAGTCGGTCGACGACGAACTGAAGCGTCTGCGGCAAGAGAACAAAGAGCTGCGCAGGGCAAACGAGATCTTGAAGACCGCTTCAGCTTTTTTCGCAGCGGAACTCGACCGTCCCACCAGAAGATGATCGAATACATCGACACGTATCGCGATCGCTTCGGGGTCGAGGCCATCTGTCGCACGTTAAGGCAGACAGAATGTGGGTTTATCACCTCTCGTGGCTACCGAGCAGCGAAAACACGAGCCCCGTCGGCCAGGAGCTTGTCAGACGCGCTGCTTATCCCCGAATTGGTGAAAGTCTTCGAGGACAACTTCAGCGTGTACGGGGTACGCAAGATGTGGAAGGCCATGCAGCGCGCCGGCTGGGACATCGGTCGTGATCAGACGGCACGGTTGATGAAACTCGCCGGCATCCAAGGCCGCAGAAGGGGCCGCACTCCGATCACAACGCTTCGGGCTGATGTCCCGGATTGTCGTCCTGATCTGGTCAATCGTGACTTCACCGCGTCAGCGCCGCACCGGCTGTGGGTCGCTGACATCACCTACGTGCGTACCCTGTCGGGGTTTGCGTACACCGCGTTCATCACCGATGCGTACTCCCGCAAGATTGTCGGGGTTGCCACCAGGGCGAGCATGCGCACCGATGAGCTGCCTCTTGAGGCTTTTGAGCATGCTCTTTATCACGCAGGTGATCTCCGTGCTGAAGGACTTGTCCATCACAGCGACCGCGGCTCGCAGTACGTGTCCATTCGTTACAGTGAGGCGCTTGCTCAAGCTGGGATTGATCCGTCCGTTGGCACCGTCGGCGATTCCTACGACAACGCGTTGGCGGAAACGGTCAACGGTCTATACAAGACCGAGCTGATCTATCCCCACCGGCCGTGGGCGTCGGTTGGGGAAGTCGAGATCGCGACCCTTCGCTGGGTGTACTGGTGGAATAACCATCGCCTGCACGAGTCATTGGGATACATCACTCCACAAGAGATGGAAGACGCCTACTATCAACAATCACACGCCCACCCGTTGGGCGTTCAATAA